A stretch of the Vagococcus xieshaowenii genome encodes the following:
- a CDS encoding GntR family transcriptional regulator, which produces MTKYEYIADVIRKRILSGEYPENTLIPNQIELVEEFNVSRMTIKKAINILMMEGLVYSQRGLGTTVLNNQLPERSATLATDYSGLTKGLEGKEIQSNVIKFDVTFPNELTQEKLKISSHHPVYEIIRLRIVDEEPYALEHTLMPVDLVPGLTKEIASHSIYSYLEQIGIEFAGAHRNIHADKSNELDHQYLECAITDPVLEVEQVVYLKNSRPIEFSRSRNRYDKKSYTVLDVM; this is translated from the coding sequence ATGACAAAATATGAATATATTGCTGATGTTATCCGAAAACGTATTTTATCTGGTGAATATCCTGAAAACACCTTAATTCCTAATCAAATTGAATTAGTAGAAGAATTTAACGTTAGTCGTATGACAATCAAAAAAGCCATTAATATCTTAATGATGGAAGGACTTGTCTATAGTCAACGAGGCTTAGGAACAACTGTTTTAAACAATCAGTTACCTGAAAGAAGTGCCACATTGGCAACTGATTATTCTGGTTTAACAAAAGGATTAGAAGGAAAAGAAATACAGAGTAATGTCATTAAATTTGATGTGACATTTCCTAATGAACTGACCCAGGAAAAGTTAAAAATCTCATCACATCATCCGGTTTATGAAATTATTCGATTAAGAATCGTTGATGAAGAGCCTTATGCTTTAGAACATACCTTGATGCCGGTTGATCTAGTACCAGGGTTAACGAAAGAGATTGCTTCGCACTCAATCTATTCTTATTTAGAGCAGATTGGGATAGAATTTGCTGGGGCCCATCGTAATATCCATGCAGATAAATCTAATGAATTGGACCACCAATATTTAGAGTGTGCCATCACAGATCCCGTATTGGAAGTAGAACAAGTTGTTTACTTAAAAAATTCACGTCCAATCGAGTTTTCTAGAAGTAGAAATCGTTATGATAAAAAGAGCTATACAGTACTAGATGTCATGTAG
- the mvaD gene encoding diphosphomevalonate decarboxylase, with product MKHSRVTARAHTNIALIKYWGKRDTTLFLPMNSSLSLTLDEFYTDTTVSFIDGDQDVFFLNGVEQPLEECVKISKFIELFRTQSSIKSAVLVESHNHVPTAAGLASSASAFAALGTALNELFVLRMDKQTLSTFVRQGSGSATRSIYGGFVEWQMGIETDGSDSYAIKVDDADWNIAMLTIPVNTRKKEISSREGMKLTVETSPFYPAWVEQAGQDIKAIKQAINNQDFIALGELTEANGMKMHGTMLGANPPFSYWEPLTVKVLQRIREIRGQGIPCYYTMDAGPNVKVICQADKADEIKKLLDQSFPDNTTIISGVGKDAYLLSVE from the coding sequence ATGAAACATTCACGCGTCACAGCACGCGCACATACAAATATTGCCTTAATTAAATATTGGGGAAAACGTGATACGACATTATTTTTACCAATGAATAGTTCGTTGTCACTTACATTAGATGAATTTTATACTGATACCACAGTCTCTTTTATTGACGGAGACCAGGATGTTTTTTTCTTAAATGGTGTAGAACAACCTCTAGAAGAATGTGTTAAAATTTCGAAGTTTATAGAATTATTCCGTACACAATCGTCTATTAAGTCTGCTGTTTTGGTAGAAAGTCATAATCATGTACCGACCGCAGCAGGGTTAGCATCATCAGCTTCAGCATTTGCTGCCCTGGGAACCGCCTTAAACGAATTATTTGTGTTAAGAATGGATAAACAAACACTTTCCACCTTTGTTCGTCAAGGTTCTGGTAGTGCGACTCGAAGTATATACGGTGGCTTTGTAGAGTGGCAAATGGGCATTGAAACTGATGGAAGTGATAGTTATGCTATCAAAGTAGATGATGCCGATTGGAATATTGCCATGCTAACTATTCCAGTTAATACACGCAAAAAAGAAATTTCCAGCCGTGAAGGAATGAAATTGACTGTTGAGACGTCTCCTTTTTATCCAGCATGGGTAGAACAAGCCGGACAAGATATTAAAGCAATCAAACAAGCTATTAATAATCAAGACTTTATTGCTTTAGGAGAACTTACAGAAGCTAACGGTATGAAGATGCATGGGACAATGCTGGGTGCAAATCCTCCATTTAGCTATTGGGAACCTCTAACCGTTAAAGTTTTACAAAGAATTCGTGAGATACGTGGACAAGGAATCCCTTGTTACTATACAATGGATGCTGGACCAAACGTTAAAGTTATCTGTCAAGCGGATAAAGCTGACGAAATAAAGAAACTATTAGATCAATCATTTCCCGATAACACAACCATTATTTCTGGTGTAGGTAAAGACGCTTACCTCTTGTCGGTCGAATAA
- the pepI gene encoding proline iminopeptidase — protein MKVVEGFMPFKGLKTYYRIIGEKREGKAPLILIHGGPGSSHNYFELLDSLAEEGHQLIMYDQIGCGQSPAKGRVDLFNLSTWKEELIALRQHLKLDDVHLLGQSWGGMLVIAYLIDEKPEGVRSAIFSSTLSSANLWKQEQERMIRLMTEENQMYLLNEKPTDPKTLKAYQKAEDLYMLTHASGPINDTSPEPLRRPKHSGKEAYITAWGPNEFSPKGNLKDFDYTEKLKLITVPVLITSGVDDLSTPLINKTMYDHLSDAKWELFAHSRHMPFSDETKKYQKLLNEWLLTH, from the coding sequence ATGAAAGTTGTAGAAGGGTTTATGCCATTTAAAGGTCTTAAAACATACTACAGAATAATTGGAGAAAAAAGAGAAGGAAAAGCACCGCTAATATTGATTCATGGGGGACCAGGTTCAAGCCATAATTATTTTGAATTACTCGATTCACTAGCTGAAGAGGGGCATCAATTAATTATGTATGACCAAATAGGTTGTGGCCAATCACCTGCTAAGGGACGAGTAGATTTATTTAATCTTTCAACATGGAAAGAAGAACTTATTGCATTACGTCAACACTTGAAACTTGATGATGTTCATCTGTTAGGTCAATCTTGGGGTGGTATGTTGGTAATTGCATATCTTATTGATGAAAAACCAGAAGGCGTTAGAAGTGCAATTTTTTCAAGCACTTTGTCTTCAGCCAATCTATGGAAACAAGAGCAAGAAAGAATGATTCGCTTAATGACGGAAGAGAACCAAATGTATTTACTAAATGAGAAACCAACAGATCCTAAGACATTAAAAGCTTATCAAAAAGCGGAAGACTTATACATGTTAACACATGCTTCAGGTCCCATCAATGACACATCACCTGAGCCATTAAGAAGGCCCAAACATTCAGGGAAAGAAGCGTATATCACAGCATGGGGACCTAATGAATTTTCACCAAAAGGTAATTTAAAGGATTTTGATTATACAGAGAAATTAAAGTTGATTACTGTTCCGGTCTTAATCACAAGTGGAGTAGATGACTTATCAACGCCTTTGATTAACAAAACAATGTATGATCACCTCTCAGATGCTAAGTGGGAGTTATTCGCTCATAGTCGTCATATGCCATTTTCTGATGAAACGAAAAAGTATCAGAAGTTATTAAATGAGTGGTTATTAACCCACTAA
- a CDS encoding phosphomevalonate kinase, with translation MIKASAPGKLYIAGEYAVLEPGHPAILVALNQYITVKLTQTNNLGTIRSSLTNGFPIPWTRKQGKFFMDQRENPFAYVVEAVTTTEKYLSELNKPLHFFNLEIESDLDNHDGRKYGLGSSGAVTVATIKALLKFYHVPFTSETLYKLAAITHLAINSNGSFGDLAASSFGGWIAYSCFDREWLMNKISEHSLSELLEMDWPLLNIEPLQVPNNLELLIGWTGTPASTTHLVDLINDEKAEIRECYTHFLAESKTVVEKMLEGFKEQEIKTIQTGIKQNRQLLQQLGKSSGIQIETSTLFEMCEIAEEYGGAAKSSGAGGGDCGIVIIEKRPTYTPLFTEWLGKNITPLPLLVHYDYVKQV, from the coding sequence ATGATAAAAGCTAGCGCACCTGGCAAACTATATATTGCCGGTGAATATGCCGTACTAGAACCTGGTCATCCCGCTATTTTAGTCGCGCTTAATCAATATATCACTGTAAAATTAACGCAAACGAATAATTTGGGGACGATTCGTTCAAGCTTAACGAATGGGTTCCCTATCCCTTGGACGCGTAAACAAGGAAAATTTTTCATGGACCAACGTGAAAATCCGTTTGCCTATGTCGTTGAAGCTGTAACGACAACAGAAAAATATTTATCTGAATTGAATAAACCACTACACTTCTTTAATTTAGAAATAGAAAGTGATTTAGATAACCACGATGGACGTAAATATGGTTTAGGCTCAAGTGGAGCGGTAACCGTTGCAACAATCAAGGCGTTATTAAAATTTTATCATGTGCCCTTCACTTCTGAAACCTTATATAAACTAGCAGCTATTACGCACTTAGCAATCAATAGTAACGGTTCATTTGGAGATTTAGCTGCAAGTTCTTTTGGCGGATGGATTGCTTACTCATGCTTTGACCGAGAATGGCTAATGAATAAGATTAGCGAGCACAGTTTATCCGAACTTTTAGAAATGGACTGGCCTTTATTAAATATCGAACCCTTACAAGTGCCTAATAACCTAGAATTATTAATTGGTTGGACGGGTACACCTGCTTCTACGACTCATTTGGTTGACTTAATTAACGATGAGAAAGCTGAAATTCGAGAGTGTTACACGCACTTTTTAGCAGAAAGCAAAACGGTTGTTGAAAAGATGTTAGAAGGATTTAAAGAGCAAGAGATTAAAACAATCCAAACCGGTATCAAACAAAATCGCCAATTACTACAACAACTAGGAAAAAGTAGTGGTATTCAGATTGAAACATCAACTCTTTTTGAAATGTGCGAAATTGCTGAAGAATACGGTGGCGCTGCAAAATCATCCGGTGCTGGTGGTGGCGATTGTGGCATTGTCATTATTGAAAAACGACCAACTTATACACCATTATTTACTGAATGGTTAGGAAAAAATATCACACCACTTCCGCTTTTGGTACATTATGATTACGTAAAACAAGTTTAA